The Panicum hallii strain FIL2 chromosome 9, PHallii_v3.1, whole genome shotgun sequence genome has a window encoding:
- the LOC112876084 gene encoding protein NRT1/ PTR FAMILY 8.3-like: MGGGGGGTRSRGDERGVGPLLPEMQSGMTPPPGGSNGHHHRRQQVSAMESGGDAPGAAARRRFNWKAPAIVLVFELLESIAFSGVALNLVVYLATVLHGSTAFNAAHVDTWNGTTFIVPVIGAFLADSYWGKYRTILASIAFYLVGLVLLTVSAAVPSLRPGTACQMGASCAPATKTQFSVFFAALYLTSIGTGGVKSALLPFGAEQYDDDAERPERKQAFFSWFFAAINLGIFIAGTLISWLEQNVAWALGFGVGTACLLVAALAFVAGTPWYRVQMPTGSPLKDIIRVLVAAFRKRRVRLELEDGAAAPLHEDDDAKDEQQLARTKGLRCLDRAAVIVKGEAAAEGAWSLCTVSEVEGVKILVRMLPIWATCVLYAASLGQMTTTFIQQGMAMDARVGGRFKVPVASLVSVEVVFMLLWVALHDAAVIPLARRVTGRPGGLTQLQRMGVGRFLVVLALGTAALVERRRLRGVSAGGAAMSIVWQVPQFVLVAGSDVFCGIAQLEFFYGEAPAAMRSICSAFSFLALSLGFYVNSLVVTLVAAATGRPGWLAPDLNAGHLDYYFWLWTVISVANLLLYMVLAARYTPKQVAAAVEPATSD; this comes from the exons atgggcggcggcggcggcggcacgaggAGCCGTGGGGACGAGAGGGGAGTCGGCCCCCTGCTTCCGGAGATGCAG AGCGGCATGACGCCCCCTCCCGGCGGCTCCAACGgtcaccaccaccgccggcaGCAGGTTTCCGCCATGGAGTCCGGCGGCGACgcgccgggggcggcggcgaggcggcgcttCAACTGGAAGGCGCCGGCGATCGTCCTAG TGTTCGAGCTGCTGGAGAGCATCGCCTTCTCCGGCGTGGCGCTGAACCTGGTGGTGTACCTGGCCACGGTGCTGCACGGGAGCACCGCCTTCAACGCCGCCCACGTCGACACCTGGAACGGCACCACCTTCATCGTCCCCGTCATCGGCGCCTTCCTCGCCGACAGCTACTGGGGAAAGTACCGGACCATCCTCGCCTCCATCGCCTTCTACCTTGTG GGCTTGGTGCTGCTCACCGTGTCCGCGGCGGTCCCGTCGCTGCGGCCCGGGACCGCGTGCCAGATGGGGGCGTCCTGCGCGCCGGCGACCAAGACCCAGTTCTCCGTCTTCTTCGCGGCGCTCTACCTGACCTCCATCGGCACGGGCGGGGTCAAGTCGGCGCTGCTCCCCTTCGGCGCCGAGCAGTACGACGACGACGCCGAGCGGCCTGAGCGGAAGCAGGCCTTCTTCAGCTGGTTCTTCGCCGCCATCAACCTCGGCATCTTCATCGCCGGCACGCTCATCTCCTGGCTGGAGCAGAACGTGGCGTGGGCGCTCGGATTCGGCGTCGGCACGGCCTGCCTGCTCGTCGCCGCGCTCGCCTTCGTCGCCGGCACACCCTGGTACCGGGTGCAGATGCCCACGGGGAGCCCGCTCAAGGACATCATCCGGGTCCTCGTCGCCGCCTTCAGGAAGCGCAGGGTGAGGCTGGAACTGGAGGACGGCGCCGCGGCGCCACTGCACGAAGACGACGACGccaaggacgagcagcagctgGCGCGCACCAAGGGGCTGCGGTGCCTGGACAGGGCCGCCGTGATCGTgaagggggaggcggcggcggagggcgcgTGGTCGCTGTGCACGGTGAGCGAGGTGGAGGGCGTGAAGATCCTGGTGCGGATGCTGCCCATCTGGGCGACGTGCGTGCTGTACGCGGCGTCGCTGGGGCAGATGACCACCACCTTCATCCAGCAGGGGATGGCCATGGACGCGCGGGTCGGGGGCCGGTTCAAGGTGCCCGTGGCGTCGCTGGTGTCCGTGGAGGTGGTGTTCATGCTGCTGTGGGTGGCGCTGCACGACGCCGCCGTCATCCCGCTGGCGCGGCGGGTGACGGGCCGCCCCGGCGGGCTGACGCAGCTGCAGCGGATGGGCGTGGGGCGGTTCCTGGTGGTGCTGGCGCTGGGGACCGCCGCGCTGGTGGAGCGGCGCCGGCTCCGCGGCGTCAgcgccggcggggcggcgatgAGCATCGTGTGGCAGGTACCGCAGTTCGTGCTGGTGGCGGGCTCCGACGTGTTCTGCGGCATCGCGCAGCTGGAGTTCTTCTACGGGGAGGCCCCCGCGGCGATGCGCAGCATCTGCTCCGCCTTCTCGTTCCTGGCGCTGTCGCTGGGGTTCTACGTGAACTCGCTGGTGGTGACGCTGGTGGCCGCCGCGACGGGGCGGCCCGGGTGGCTGGCGCCGGACCTCAACGCCGGCCACCTCGACTACTACTTCTGGCTCTGGACCGTCATCAGCGTCGCCAACCTGCTGCTCTACATGGTGCTCGCCGCCCGGTACACGCCCAAgcaggtcgccgccgccgtggagccGGCGACGAGTGATTAA
- the LOC112876122 gene encoding protein NRT1/ PTR FAMILY 8.3-like, whose translation MDAERGDAQSPLLQHHPPNQTQVSSANQHYNKPFSWKAPAIVLAFEFLESIAYSGIALNLVVYLGTVLHGTTASSAANVDAWNGATFLTPVLGAFLADTYWGKYKTVAISIIFYVGGLLVITASAVIPSLRPASCEGGSCPPATGFQYFVLFASLYLISIGTGGVKSALLPFGADQYDDSNLEESKNKQLFFSWFFIAVNLGVFISGTALVWIQQNVAWSLGFGISLICLLIATVAFFVGTPAYRVQLPTGSPLKSIVMVFVASFKKRRVAVPADSTLLFEGDDAESSNTIPKKLEHTDEFRCLDKAAVVLEKQEIKGSHRPWLLCTVTQVEEVKILIRMVPIWFTCVFYSAAMCQTATTFVQQGNAMNTKIGSFSVPAASLNSAEVIFMMVWVAFQDSVVIPIARRYTGNPAGLTLLQRMGVGRLLAVPALAAAALVETWRLRRVRSVGGGNLSIGWQLPQFVILACSDVFCGIAQLEFFYSEAPASMRSLCSAFQFLAMSLAYYVNTLVVSVVAAATTAGGGPGWLPADLNDGHLDYYFWLWTGISAANYVVYTAFAKRYTLKKVVRQ comes from the exons atggacGCGGAGAGAGGAGATGCCCAGTCTCCCCTGCTGCAGCACCACCCTCCTAACCAGACGCAG GTTTCCTCAGCGAATCAGCACTACAACAAGCCCTTCAGCTGGAAGGCTCCTGCCATTGTTTTGG CCTTCGAATTCTTGGAGAGCATTGCTTACTCTGGCATAGCGCTCAACTTGGTCGTCTATCTTGGGACTGTCCTCCATGGAACCACTGCCTCCAGTGCAGCAAATGTCGATGCGTGGAACGGCGCCACGTTTCTTACACCGGTCCTTGGAGCCTTTCTTGCTGATACATACTGGGGAAAGTACAAGACCGTAGCAATCTCTATAATATTCTACGTTGGT GGGCTGCTTGTAATTACCGCCTCTGCTGTCATTCCATCCCTGCGGCCTGCCTCATGTGAAGGAGGTTCTTGCCCACCTGCAACGGGGTTTCAGTATTTTGTGCTCTTTGCTTCGTTGTACCTCATTTCGATCGGTACGGGGGGCGTCAAGTCAGCTCTACTTCCCTTCGGAGCAGACCAATACGATGATTCCAACCTTGAAGAGAGTAAAAACAAGCAATTGTTCTTCAGTTGGTTTTTCATTGCTGTCAACCTCGGAGTGTTCATCTCGGGCACTGCCCTTGTCTGGATACAGCAAAATGTAGCTTGGTCTCTTGGATTTGGCATCTCCTTGATCTGCCTTCTTATCGCCACAGTCGCCTTTTTCGTTGGAACACCAGCCTACAGGGTTCAGCTTCCAACTGGGAGCCCGCTGAAGAGCATTGTGATGGTATTTGTTGCCTCCTTTAAGAAGAGAAGAGTGGCAGTTCCTGCTGATAGCACGCTGTTGTTTGAAGGGGATGATGCTGAATCAAGCAACACAATACCAAAAAAATTAGAACACACCGACGAATTCAG GTGCTTGGATAAGGCTGCTGTGGTTTTAGAGAAACAAGAGATTAAGGGTAGCCATCGCCCATGGCTGCTATGCACAGTAACTCAGGTGGAGGAAGTGAAGATCCTGATCCGGATGGTCCCGATATGGTTCACCTGCGTCTTCTACTCAGCCGCGATGTGCCAGACCGCCACGACGTTCGTCCAGCAGGGGAACGCGATGAACACCAAGATCGGGTCCTTCTCCGTGCCGGCCGCCTCCCTGAACTCCGCCGAGGTCATCTTCATGATGGTGTGGGTGGCGTTCCAGGACAGCGTGGTCATCCCGATCGCGAGGCGGTACACGGGCAACCCTGCGGGCCTGACGCTGCTGCAGCGGATGGGCGTGGGGCGGCTCCTCGCGGTcccggcgctggcggcggcggcgctggtggagACGTGGCGGCTGCGCCGCGTGCGGTCCGTCGGCGGCGGGAACCTGAGCATCGGGTGGCAGCTGCCCCAGTTCGTGATCCTGGCCTGCTCCGACGTGTTCTGCGGCATCGCGCAGCTGGAGTTCTTCTACTCGGAGGCGCCGGCGTCGATGCGCAGCCTGTGCTCGGCGTTCCAGTTCCTGGCCATGTCGCTGGCGTACTACGTGAACACGCTGGTGGTCTCGGTGGTGGCGGCCGcgacgacggcgggcggcgggcccGGGTGGCTCCCCGCCGACCTGAACGACGGCCACCTCGACTACTACTTCTGGCTGTGGACGGGGATCAGCGCGGCGAACTACGTCGTGTACACTGCGTTCGCCAAGCGGTACACGCTCAAGAAGGTGGTCCGGCAGTAG
- the LOC112875913 gene encoding uncharacterized protein LOC112875913, protein MRRWWCAAGGLGRRVLSSSAAAVASHARPLPQPLIPKLPSFTAPFSMSCRRHHSLHAPLPQGYFHPAIASSFRPPSALQQQVRHYAKKERSRAPLTPTKSKVKKYKMKAPSSMKFRFRTMNDGQIRRWRAGKRHNAHLKSKEAKRRLRKPALVHLAYAKVIKKLNFCG, encoded by the exons atgcggcggtggtggtgcgccgccggcggcctcgGCCGCCGCGTCCTCtcgtcctccgccgccgccgtcgcgtccCATGCCCGCCCGCTACCCCAACCCCTGATCCCCAAATTGCCCTCCTTCACCGCCCCTTTCTCCATGTCCTGCCGCCGGCACCACTCCCTCCACGCGCCCCTGCCCCAGGGGTACTTCCACCCGGCCATCGCTTCCTCCTTCCGCCCTCCG TCGGCGCTTCAGCAGCAGGTGCGGCACTACGCCAAGAAGGAGAGGTCGCGCGCGCCGCTCACGCCCACCAAGTCCAAAGTCAAGAAATACAAGATGAAGGCCCCCTC GTCCATGAAGTTCAGATTCAGAACCATGAACGACGGGCAGATCCGCAGGTGGAGGGCGGGAAAGCGCCACAATGCGCACCTCAAG TCCAAGGAAGCAAAACGAAGACTTCGGAAGCCTGCGTTGGTGCATTTAGCTtatgcaaaagttataaaaAAGCTCAACTTCTGCGGGTAG
- the LOC112874781 gene encoding probable WRKY transcription factor 14: protein MCDFFWLSPADQGDLSDVVRASLQQQPPHLRLPATPAPTVCSHGSLGSHLLEVEELLPLQGRVNLGDDDHEAHLQPQRQLVHGNGGMGLMVGSNALYSQHHPQAQGLAIPKLMSGQPQPPLCASSSRFAEREDDAANAPAVPEELGLDTTMAPHPHAPSIKRRKNQTKKVVCIPAPVAPPPGVGGRPSTSGEVVPSDLWAWRKYGQKPIKGSPYPRGYYRCSSSKGCSARKQVERSRTDPSMLVITYTSDHNHPWPTQRNALAGSIRPAASASSSSSAKSHHHHQHRSSAAADAVPDPTPPHRHASNVAVADNATTPAGSITASVHHHQLLKQEVLDMDNLEPALLDAAAAAADHDLGGMIADMDGALNVLCASNFHYSKKQQQHAPAGQPEELPEEEDKQLLLDRDPFSFSLLDWVGASFGVGEAAANKDGYS, encoded by the exons ATGTGTGACTTCTTCTGGCTGTCGCCAGCCGATCAAGGCGACCTCTCCGACGTCGTCCGGGCAAgcctgcagcagcagccgcctCACCTTCGGCTGCCGGCCACTCCTGCACCAACAGTGTGCAGCCATGGCTCGTTGGGCTCCCATCTGCTGGAGGTAGAGGAGTTGCTGCCGCTGCAAGGCCGAGTGAACCTCGGCGACGACGATCATGAAGCGCACTTGCAGCCACAGCGGCAGCTGGTGCACGGCAATGGCGGCATGGGACTCATGGTTGGCAGCAACGCCTTGTATTCACAGCACCATCCACAGGCACAGGGGCTAGCCATTCCCAAGCTCATGTCCgggcagccgcagccgccgctgtgCGCTTCCAGCTCCAGATTCGCCGAGAGGGAAGACGACGCTGCCAACGCTCCAGCCGTGCCGGAAGAGCTCGGCCTGGACACGACGATGGCCCCTCACCCTCATGCCCCGTCCATCAAGCGAAG GAAGAACCAAACGAAGAAGGTGGTGTGCATCCCGGCGccggtggcgccgccgccgggggtGGGCGGGCGGCCGAGCACGAGCGGCGAGGTGGTGCCGTCGGACCTGTGGGCGTGGAGGAAGTACGGGCAGAAGCCCATCAAGGGGTCGCCGTACCCGAGGGGCTACTACCGGTGCAGCAGCTCCAAGGGCTGCTCCGCCCGGAAGCAGGTGGAGCGCAGCCGCACCGACCCCTCCATGCTCGTCATCACCTACACCTCCGACCACAACCACCCCTGGCCGACGCAGCGCAACGCGCTCGCCGGCTCCATCAGGCCGGCCGCGTcggcgtcgtcctcctcctcggccaagagccaccaccaccatcagCATCGCTCATCAGCGGCTGCTGATGCCGTTCCTGATCCGACACCGCCCCACCGTCACGCCAGCAACGTCGCCGTCGCCGACAATGCTACTACGCCAGCAGGCTCCATCACCGCCAGTGTCCATCATCACCAGCTGCTCAAGCAGGAGGTGCTCGACATGGATAACCTCGAGCCAGCCCTGCTGGAcgctgcagctgctgctgctgatcaTGACCTGGGCGGCATGATTGCGGATATGGACGGCGCCCTCAACGTCCTGTGCGCCTCCAACTTCCACTACTCAAAAAAGCAGCAACAGCATGCCCCTGCTGGTCAACCGGAGGAGCTGCCGGAGGAAGAAGACAAGCAGCTGCTGCTGGATCGGGATCCGTTCAGCTTCAGCTTATTGGACTGGGTGGGCGCTTCGTTTGGGGTTGGAGAGGCAGCAGCAAATAAAGACGGGTACAGTTAG
- the LOC112874782 gene encoding probable NADH dehydrogenase [ubiquinone] 1 alpha subcomplex subunit 12 — MAAVVRGVLRGIKEKGLANFLRDAREEGYLNCLLDGNLLQTKIHNIGATLVGVDKFGNKYYEKLHDTQYGRHRWVEYAEKGRYNASQVPPEWHGWLHHITDNTGDQLLAQKTARYLVEHKQNYSGEGEELIYHSKGHALNPGQRDWTRYQPWEPKKE, encoded by the exons atggcggcggtggtgcgcgGCGTCCTGAGGGGCATCAAGGAGAAGGGCCTCGCCAACTTCCTCCGCGACGCCCGCGAAGAAGGATACCT GAACTGCCTTCTGGATGGGAACCTTTT GCAAACAAAAATTCACAATATTGGCGCAACACTTGTAGGGGTTGACAAGTTTGGAAACAAGTACTATGAGAAACTGCATGACACTCAGTATG GAAGGCACAGGTGGGTAGAATATGCAGAGAAAGGTCGCTACAATGCATCCCAAGTGCCTCCTGAATGGCATGGATGGCTGCATCACATCACAGATAACACTGGCGATCAG CTGCTGGCCCAGAAGACTGCTAGGTACCTAGTGGAGCACAAGCAGAACTACTCCGGTGAAGGTGAGGAGCTGATATACCACTCCAAGGGGCACGCCCTGAACCCGGGGCAGAGGGACTGGACGAGGTACCAGCCCTGGGAGCCAAAGAAGGAGTAA
- the LOC112874780 gene encoding D-xylose-proton symporter-like 2 isoform X1, producing the protein MASHPPPEPSSNSNKQGWGEHEEIHVSSGGVQAYTDDDADCESRRPLLLGTPASAECYSVSAAAFPFFFPALGGLLYGYDIGATSGATISLKSSTFSGTTWYNLSSVQTGLVVSGSLYGALIGSVLAYTIADFLGRRKELILASISYLIGALLTAVAPNFAIMVVGRFLYGIGIGLAMHAAPMYIAETAPSQIRGMLISLKEFFIVLGMLLGYIAGNAYVEVVSGWRYMYATSTPLCLVMGVGMCWLPPSPRWLLLCAIQGKGNLPETKEIATRCLCRLRGQTSPDLVSDQVNLILEELSYIDEEKQVGFREIFQGKCLKAMIIGCGLVFFQQVTGQPSVLYYAATIFQSAGFSGASDATRVSILLGLLKLIMTGVAVLVVDRLGRRPLLIGGVSGITVSLFLLSSYYTLLKDASYVAVIALLLYVGCYQLSFGPIGWLMISEVFPLRLRGRGLSVAVLVNFASNALVTFAFSPLEDLIGTGLLFCGFGVIAVASLVFIFWMVPETKGLTLEEIEASL; encoded by the exons ATGGCTTCCCATCCTCCTCCCGAGCCTTCTTCCAACTCGAACAAG CAGGGGTGGGGCGAGCACGAGGAGATCCACGTCTCCTCCGGCGGCGTCCAGGCTTACACCGACGACGACGCCGACTGCGAGAGCAGGCGCCCCTTGCTGCTCGGGACTCCCGCCTCCGCCGAGTGCTACTCCGTCtcggccgccgccttccc GTTCTTCTTTCCAGCCCTGGGAGGCCTTCTCTATGGCTATGACATTGGGGCAACATCCGGCGCGACCATATCACTCAAG TCTTCGACATTCAGTGGTACAACCTGGTACAATTTATCATCTGTGCAAACTGGCCTCGTG GTCAGTGGCTCACTGTATGGTGCTTTGATCGGCTCTGTCTTGGCATATACTATTGCAGACTTTTTAG GGCGACGCAAAGAGCTTATCCTTGCTTCAATCTCATATTTAATTGGAGCCCTTCTGACAGCAGTAGCACCCAACTTCGCTATCATGGTGGTTGGCCGCTTTTTATATGGAATAGGAATTGGATTG GCCATGCATGCTGCTCCAATGTATATTGCAGAGACTGCGCCAAGTCAGATAAGAGGCATGCTCATTTCTCTAAAGGAGTTCTTTATTGTTCTTGGGATGCTT CTTGGTTATATAGCAGGCAATGCCTATGTTGAAGTGGTTTCCGGTTGGCGTTATATGTATGCCACCAGTACACCATTATGTCTCGTAATGGGAGTCGGAATGTGCTGGTTACCCCCGTCACCTAGGTGGCTCCTGTTATGTGCCATACAAGGGAAGGGAAACCTGCCGGAGACAAAAGAAATTGCAACCCGGTGCTTATGTCGATTGAGGGGTCAAACTTCGCCTGATTTGGTCTCAGATCAGGTTAACTTGATTCTGGAGGAACTGTCGTATATTGATGAAGAGAAGCAAGTTGGCTTCAGGGAGATCTTTCAAGGAAAATGTCTTAAAGCAATGATAATTGGATGTGGTTTGGTGTTCTTTCAGCAG GTAACTGGTCAACCTAGCGTGCTATATTATGCTGCTACGATCTTTCAG AGTGCTGGATTCTCTGGGGCATCTGATGCCACTCGTGTGTCAATTCTTCTTGGTTTACTGAAG TTGATCATGACCGGAGTAGCAGTCCTTGTGGTTGACAGGCTTGGCCGAAGACCGTTACTCATTGGAGGTGTCAGCGGAATT ACTGTTTCCTTATTTTTGCTGTCCTCCTACTACACCTTACTGAAGGATGCCTCCTATGTGGCTGTAATAGCACTTCTACTGTATGTTGGCTGTTACCAG CTGTCATTTGGTCCTATTGGCTGGCTTATGATCTCAGAAGTTTTCCCGTTGAGGCTGCGAGGCCGTGGACTGAGTGTTGCTGTTCTTGTGAATTTCGCATCCAATGCGCTGGTCACCTTTGCTTTCTCCCCACTGGAG GATTTGATTGGAACGGGGTTGCTCTTCTGTGGATTCGGGGTGATCGCAGTGGCGTCTCTCGTCTTCATATTCTGGATGGTTCCGGAGACGAAGGGACTCACCCTGGAGGAGATTGAAGCGAGTCTGTAG
- the LOC112874780 gene encoding D-xylose-proton symporter-like 2 isoform X3 — MASHPPPEPSSNSNKQGWGEHEEIHVSSGGVQAYTDDDADCESRRPLLLGTPASAECYSVSAAAFPFFFPALGGLLYGYDIGATSGATISLKSSTFSGTTWYNLSSVQTGLVVSGSLYGALIGSVLAYTIADFLGRRKELILASISYLIGALLTAVAPNFAIMVVGRFLYGIGIGLAMHAAPMYIAETAPSQIRGMLISLKEFFIVLGMLLGYIAGNAYVEVVSGWRYMYATSTPLCLVMGVGMCWLPPSPRWLLLCAIQGKGNLPETKEIATRCLCRLRGQTSPDLVSDQVNLILEELSYIDEEKQVGFREIFQGKCLKAMIIGCGLVFFQQVTGQPSVLYYAATIFQSAGFSGASDATRVSILLGLLKLIMTGVAVLVVDRLGRRPLLIGGVSGITVSLFLLSSYYTLLKDASYVAVIALLLYVGCYQLSFGPIGWLMISEVFPLRLRGRGLSVAVLVNFASNALVTFAFSPLECVCMVV, encoded by the exons ATGGCTTCCCATCCTCCTCCCGAGCCTTCTTCCAACTCGAACAAG CAGGGGTGGGGCGAGCACGAGGAGATCCACGTCTCCTCCGGCGGCGTCCAGGCTTACACCGACGACGACGCCGACTGCGAGAGCAGGCGCCCCTTGCTGCTCGGGACTCCCGCCTCCGCCGAGTGCTACTCCGTCtcggccgccgccttccc GTTCTTCTTTCCAGCCCTGGGAGGCCTTCTCTATGGCTATGACATTGGGGCAACATCCGGCGCGACCATATCACTCAAG TCTTCGACATTCAGTGGTACAACCTGGTACAATTTATCATCTGTGCAAACTGGCCTCGTG GTCAGTGGCTCACTGTATGGTGCTTTGATCGGCTCTGTCTTGGCATATACTATTGCAGACTTTTTAG GGCGACGCAAAGAGCTTATCCTTGCTTCAATCTCATATTTAATTGGAGCCCTTCTGACAGCAGTAGCACCCAACTTCGCTATCATGGTGGTTGGCCGCTTTTTATATGGAATAGGAATTGGATTG GCCATGCATGCTGCTCCAATGTATATTGCAGAGACTGCGCCAAGTCAGATAAGAGGCATGCTCATTTCTCTAAAGGAGTTCTTTATTGTTCTTGGGATGCTT CTTGGTTATATAGCAGGCAATGCCTATGTTGAAGTGGTTTCCGGTTGGCGTTATATGTATGCCACCAGTACACCATTATGTCTCGTAATGGGAGTCGGAATGTGCTGGTTACCCCCGTCACCTAGGTGGCTCCTGTTATGTGCCATACAAGGGAAGGGAAACCTGCCGGAGACAAAAGAAATTGCAACCCGGTGCTTATGTCGATTGAGGGGTCAAACTTCGCCTGATTTGGTCTCAGATCAGGTTAACTTGATTCTGGAGGAACTGTCGTATATTGATGAAGAGAAGCAAGTTGGCTTCAGGGAGATCTTTCAAGGAAAATGTCTTAAAGCAATGATAATTGGATGTGGTTTGGTGTTCTTTCAGCAG GTAACTGGTCAACCTAGCGTGCTATATTATGCTGCTACGATCTTTCAG AGTGCTGGATTCTCTGGGGCATCTGATGCCACTCGTGTGTCAATTCTTCTTGGTTTACTGAAG TTGATCATGACCGGAGTAGCAGTCCTTGTGGTTGACAGGCTTGGCCGAAGACCGTTACTCATTGGAGGTGTCAGCGGAATT ACTGTTTCCTTATTTTTGCTGTCCTCCTACTACACCTTACTGAAGGATGCCTCCTATGTGGCTGTAATAGCACTTCTACTGTATGTTGGCTGTTACCAG CTGTCATTTGGTCCTATTGGCTGGCTTATGATCTCAGAAGTTTTCCCGTTGAGGCTGCGAGGCCGTGGACTGAGTGTTGCTGTTCTTGTGAATTTCGCATCCAATGCGCTGGTCACCTTTGCTTTCTCCCCACTGGAG TGTGTATGCATGGTGGTATAG
- the LOC112874780 gene encoding D-xylose-proton symporter-like 2 isoform X2: MASHPPPEPSSNSNKGWGEHEEIHVSSGGVQAYTDDDADCESRRPLLLGTPASAECYSVSAAAFPFFFPALGGLLYGYDIGATSGATISLKSSTFSGTTWYNLSSVQTGLVVSGSLYGALIGSVLAYTIADFLGRRKELILASISYLIGALLTAVAPNFAIMVVGRFLYGIGIGLAMHAAPMYIAETAPSQIRGMLISLKEFFIVLGMLLGYIAGNAYVEVVSGWRYMYATSTPLCLVMGVGMCWLPPSPRWLLLCAIQGKGNLPETKEIATRCLCRLRGQTSPDLVSDQVNLILEELSYIDEEKQVGFREIFQGKCLKAMIIGCGLVFFQQVTGQPSVLYYAATIFQSAGFSGASDATRVSILLGLLKLIMTGVAVLVVDRLGRRPLLIGGVSGITVSLFLLSSYYTLLKDASYVAVIALLLYVGCYQLSFGPIGWLMISEVFPLRLRGRGLSVAVLVNFASNALVTFAFSPLEDLIGTGLLFCGFGVIAVASLVFIFWMVPETKGLTLEEIEASL; this comes from the exons ATGGCTTCCCATCCTCCTCCCGAGCCTTCTTCCAACTCGAACAAG GGGTGGGGCGAGCACGAGGAGATCCACGTCTCCTCCGGCGGCGTCCAGGCTTACACCGACGACGACGCCGACTGCGAGAGCAGGCGCCCCTTGCTGCTCGGGACTCCCGCCTCCGCCGAGTGCTACTCCGTCtcggccgccgccttccc GTTCTTCTTTCCAGCCCTGGGAGGCCTTCTCTATGGCTATGACATTGGGGCAACATCCGGCGCGACCATATCACTCAAG TCTTCGACATTCAGTGGTACAACCTGGTACAATTTATCATCTGTGCAAACTGGCCTCGTG GTCAGTGGCTCACTGTATGGTGCTTTGATCGGCTCTGTCTTGGCATATACTATTGCAGACTTTTTAG GGCGACGCAAAGAGCTTATCCTTGCTTCAATCTCATATTTAATTGGAGCCCTTCTGACAGCAGTAGCACCCAACTTCGCTATCATGGTGGTTGGCCGCTTTTTATATGGAATAGGAATTGGATTG GCCATGCATGCTGCTCCAATGTATATTGCAGAGACTGCGCCAAGTCAGATAAGAGGCATGCTCATTTCTCTAAAGGAGTTCTTTATTGTTCTTGGGATGCTT CTTGGTTATATAGCAGGCAATGCCTATGTTGAAGTGGTTTCCGGTTGGCGTTATATGTATGCCACCAGTACACCATTATGTCTCGTAATGGGAGTCGGAATGTGCTGGTTACCCCCGTCACCTAGGTGGCTCCTGTTATGTGCCATACAAGGGAAGGGAAACCTGCCGGAGACAAAAGAAATTGCAACCCGGTGCTTATGTCGATTGAGGGGTCAAACTTCGCCTGATTTGGTCTCAGATCAGGTTAACTTGATTCTGGAGGAACTGTCGTATATTGATGAAGAGAAGCAAGTTGGCTTCAGGGAGATCTTTCAAGGAAAATGTCTTAAAGCAATGATAATTGGATGTGGTTTGGTGTTCTTTCAGCAG GTAACTGGTCAACCTAGCGTGCTATATTATGCTGCTACGATCTTTCAG AGTGCTGGATTCTCTGGGGCATCTGATGCCACTCGTGTGTCAATTCTTCTTGGTTTACTGAAG TTGATCATGACCGGAGTAGCAGTCCTTGTGGTTGACAGGCTTGGCCGAAGACCGTTACTCATTGGAGGTGTCAGCGGAATT ACTGTTTCCTTATTTTTGCTGTCCTCCTACTACACCTTACTGAAGGATGCCTCCTATGTGGCTGTAATAGCACTTCTACTGTATGTTGGCTGTTACCAG CTGTCATTTGGTCCTATTGGCTGGCTTATGATCTCAGAAGTTTTCCCGTTGAGGCTGCGAGGCCGTGGACTGAGTGTTGCTGTTCTTGTGAATTTCGCATCCAATGCGCTGGTCACCTTTGCTTTCTCCCCACTGGAG GATTTGATTGGAACGGGGTTGCTCTTCTGTGGATTCGGGGTGATCGCAGTGGCGTCTCTCGTCTTCATATTCTGGATGGTTCCGGAGACGAAGGGACTCACCCTGGAGGAGATTGAAGCGAGTCTGTAG